A stretch of Elephas maximus indicus isolate mEleMax1 chromosome 20, mEleMax1 primary haplotype, whole genome shotgun sequence DNA encodes these proteins:
- the LOC126063809 gene encoding olfactory receptor 4P4-like — protein MENINNVTEFVLLGLSQNKKIKSLCFLLFLFCYTAIWMGNLLIIISISCSQLIGQPMYFFLNYLALSDLCYTSTVTSRLVTGLLEERNMISYISCMAQLFAMHFFGGIEVLILTVMAYDRYVAICKPLHYTVIMSRRRCYVLVFDCCTGAFLHSFMQCLLTISLPFCGPNEIDHYFCDVYPLLKLACTDTYSVGILVVANSGMMGLVNFVVLMLSYFFILYTIRVYPAESRSKALSTCSSHIRVVVLFFVPVLFIYIRPASTFPEDKVFALFYTIIAPMFNPLIYTLRNMEMKNALRKVWCQNPFLIGRQLA, from the coding sequence ATGGAAAATAtcaataatgtcactgaatttgttCTGTTGGGACTTTCTCAgaacaagaaaattaaaagtttGTGCTTtctattattcttattttgttaCACAGCTATTTGGATGGGAAACTTGCTCATAATCATTTCCATCAGTTGCAGTCAGCTAATAGGTCaacccatgtacttctttcttaaTTACCTTGCTCTCTCAGACTTGTGTTATACCTCAACGGTGACGTCCAGGCTGGTCACGGGCTTACTGGAAGAAAGGAACATGATCTCTTATATTAGCTGCATGGCACAGCTTTTTGCTATGCATTTCTTTGGGGGGATTGAGGTCTTAATCCTcacagtgatggcctatgaccgctacgtGGCCATCTGCAAGCCCCTGCACTACACTGTCATCATGAGCAGGAGGAGGTGTTACGTATTAGTCTTTGATTGCTGTACTGGGGCATTTCTGCATTCCTTTATGCAATGTCTCCTCACTATCAGTCTACCTTTCTGTGGCCCCAATGAGATAGATCACTACTTCTGCGATGTCTATCCTTTGCTGAAACTGGCCTGCACTGACACATACAGCGTCGGGATCCTGGTTGTTGCCAATTCAGGCATGATGGGTTTGGTGAATTTTGTTGTCTTGATGCTGtcctatttcttcattttgtacACCATCAGGGTTTACCCAGCTGAAAGCCGCAGCAAAGCTCTTTCCACGTGCAGTTCTCACATAAGAGTTGTGGTTCTATTCTTTGTTCCTGTCCTGTTTATTTACATTAGACCAGCCTCCACTTTTCCAGAAGATAAAGTGTTTGCTCTTTTCTACACCATCATTGCCCCCATGTTCAACCCTCTGATCTACACTCTGAGAAACATGGAGATGAAGAATGCATTGAGGAAAGTTTGGTGTCAGAATCCATTTTTGATTGGAAGGCAATTGGCCTGA
- the LOC126064229 gene encoding olfactory receptor 4P4-like, giving the protein MEKRNNVTMFILLGLSQNKSIEIFCFVLFLFCYIAIWIGNLLIMISVTCSQLIDQPMYFFLNFLSLSYLCYTSTVTPKLMTDLLAERRNVSYNSCMTQLFTTHFFGGVETFILPAMAYDRNVAICKPLHYTIIMSRQRCNTIAITCFTGGFIHSAGQFLLTVYLPFCGPNEIDHYFCDAYPLQKLACTNTHEISLLLIVNSGLIPLVTFTILMVSYVRILYTIRAYPAESSTKALSTCSSHRTVVVLFFVPALFVYIRLTVTFPEDKVLALFYTIIAPMFNPLTYMLRNTEMKNVMKKMWYYQLFLERK; this is encoded by the coding sequence ATGGAAAAGAGGAATAACGTCACTATGTTTATTCTCTTGGGCCTTTCCCAAAACAAGAGCATTGAAATTTTCTGCTTTgtattattcctattttgttaCATTGCTATTTGGATAGGAAACTTACTCATAATGATTTCTGTCACATGCAGTCAGCTAATTGACCAAcctatgtatttcttccttaatttcctttctctctcctaccTTTGCTACACATCTACAGTGACACCCAAACTAATGACTGACTTGCTGGCAGAAAGGAGGAACGTTTCTTATAATAGCTGCATGACACAGCTCTTTACCACACATTTCTTTGGAGGTGTTGAGACCTTCATCCTTCCAGCGATGGCCTATGACCGCAATGTGGCCATTTGTAAGCCCCTGCACTACACTATCATCATGAGCAGGCAGAGGTGTAACACAATCGCCATAACCTGTTTTACTGGGGGATTTATACACTCTGCCGGTCAGTTTCTTCTCACTGTCTACTTacccttctgtggccccaatgaGATAGATCACTATTTCTGTGATGCTTATCCTTTGCAGAAACTGGCTTGCACCAATACACATGAAATCAGCCTACTGCTAATTGTCAATTCAGGTCTGATTCCTTTGGTGACCTTCACGATTTTGATGGTGTCTTATGTTCGGATATTATACACCATCAGGGCTTACCCTGCTGAAAGCAGTACCAAAGCTCTTTCAACTTGCAGTTCTCACAGAACAGTTGTAGTCCTGTTCTTTGTTCCTGCCCTCTTCGTTTACATTAGACTGACTGTAACTTTTCCAGAAGATAAAGTGCTTGCCCTTTTCTACACCATCATTGCTCCCATGTTCAACCCTCTGACCTACATGCTGAGAAATACGGAGATGAAGAATGTCATGAAGAAGATGTGGTACTATCAATTGTTTTTGGAACGAAAGTAG